A stretch of the Vitis vinifera cultivar Pinot Noir 40024 chromosome 16, ASM3070453v1 genome encodes the following:
- the LOC100248089 gene encoding chloride conductance regulatory protein ICln, which translates to MVVGLRNFTERVGDGAGQPVLNADNGEELMHVESGVAIVLGNHPPESPGTLFISTKQVIWLSDVDRAKGYAVDFLSVSLHAVSRDPEAYSSPCIYTQIETEENDADSEGSDSECDGTLDLSKITEMRLVPSDPSQLETLFEMFCGCAELNPEPNDEEEEEHNWIFSADQMEDDATGEDNSEWHFAHNPSHSIGQSNGHHDLAQPMLELQISDERFEDAEEMERNSGSGHT; encoded by the exons ATGGTGGTTGGTCTCAGAAACTTCACCGAGAGGGTCGGCGATGGCGCCGGACAACCAGTGCTCAACGCCGACAACGGCGAGGAGCTCATGCACGTCGAGTCTGGTGTAGCCATTGTTCTCGGAAACCATCCTCCTGAGTCCCCCGGGACTCTCTTCATTTCCACCAA GCAAGTGATATGGTTGAGTGACGTAGACAGGGCCAAAGGGTATGCGGTTGATTTCTTGTCAGTGTCACTGCATGCGGTTTCAAGGGACCCGGAGGCTTACTCTTCCCCTTGTATATATACTCAG ATTGAGACTGAAGAGAATGATGCTGATTCCGAGGGCTCAGATTCAGAATGTGATGGAACTCTAGACTTATCAAAGATTACAGAGATGAGGCTTGTCCCATCTGACCCTAGCCAAT TGGAAACTCTGTTTGAGATGTTTTGTGGATGTGCTGAGCTAAATCCGGAACCTAATGACG aggaagaagaagagcacAACTGGATTTTTAGTGCTGATCAGATGGAAGATGATGCCACTG GGGAAGACAATTCTGAATGGCATTTTGCTCACAACCCTTCTCACTCAATTGGTCAATCAAATGGGCATCATGATCTAGCTCAACCCATGCTTGAG
- the LOC100244664 gene encoding 3-ketoacyl-CoA synthase 5: protein MEPVSRLSHDPLPKVITTNTLPSGTLLSKHLHSTLLELARVSALLLVISIEVLSFLREWNPIFHLFSLSCFFLFFIVKPLLSKPHIYIVDFSCFKPPNFCRVPTSSFLEHSSMIEPFDRKGIDFMAKLLKSSGLGEQTHLSPALFYIPPIAHLQESIKEVHMVLFPVMEDLLSKTKLSPRDIDILIINCSSLCSSPSLSSIIINKYSMRDDIKSFNLSGMGCSAGILSTHLAQNLLKVHKNSYAIVLSTEITSAGWYAGNDRSKLLVNCIFRMGGAAILLTNKEEMRKTSKYRLLQTVRIQRAFDDRAYLATVREEDSNGALGVSVSHDLVQVVAETVRSNIAILGSCILPFLEKFKCGVSMFRKRYISKSAEVYVPDFKKVIQHFVLPASGRSWIREIGKGLKLGKRDTEASLMTLRRFGNQSSSSSWYVLAYLEAKERMKKGDKVWQLGIGSGPKCISFVWECNRPIVGESMKGPWADCIDEYPVLFEDENN, encoded by the coding sequence ATGGAACCTGTTTCAAGGCTCAGCCATGATCCTCTTCCGAAAGTAATCACCACCAACACCTTGCCTTCCGGTACTCTCCTCTCAAAGCATCTCCACTCAACCCTTTTGGAGCTAGCAAGGGTTTCTGCTCttctacttgtgatttccattgAAGTTCTTTCCTTTCTACGAGAATGGAACCCCATCTTCCATCTCTTCTCACTCTCTTGTTTCTTTCTGTTTTTCATTGTCAAGCCTCTCCTCTCAAAGCCTCATATCTACATTGTAGACTTCTCATGTTTCAAACCGCCAAACTTTTGCAGAGTTCCCACTTCATCCTTCCTTGAACATTCCTCCATGATTGAGCCCTTTGACAGAAAAGGCATAGATTTCATGGCCAAACTCCTCAAATCTTCGGGACTAGGTGAACAGACCCATCTCTCTCCAGCTTTATTCTACATTCCACCCATTGCCCATCTCCAAGAATCAATCAAAGAAGTCCACATGGTACTGTTCCCTGTAATGGAAGATCTGCTGTCCAAGACTAAACTCTCTCCCCGAGATATCGATATACTAATCATAAACTGTAGTAGTCTTTGCTCGTCTCCTTCCCTCTCCTCCATTATCATCAACAAATACTCCATGAGAGATGATATTAAGAGCTTTAATCTCTCAGGCATGGGGTGCAGTGCTGGAATTCTTAGCACCCATTTGGCTCAAAATCTATTGAAAGTTCACAAGAATTCTTACGCCATTGTTCTTAGCACGGAGATCACATCGGCTGGTTGGTACGCTGGTAACGATAGGTCTAAGTTGCTAGTCAATTGTATCTTTCGAATGGGAGGTGCAGCAATATTGCTTACAAATaaggaagaaatgagaaaaacatcCAAGTATAGGCTACTTCAGACGGTGAGAATACAGAGAGCATTTGACGACAGAGCTTATCTTGCAACAGTTCGCGAAGAGGACTCAAATGGAGCCCTTGGGGTGTCAGTCAGCCACGACTTAGTGCAAGTAGTTGCAGAAACTGTTCGATCGAATATCGCTATCCTCGGCTCATGCATCTTGCCATTCTTGGAGAAATTCAAGTGTGGAGTATCCATGTTCCGGAAGAGATATATTAGCAAATCTGCAGAAGTTTACGTGCCGGATTTTAAGAAAGTGATACAACATTTCGTTCTGCCAGCTTCAGGGAGGTCTTGGATTAGAGAGATAGGAAAAGGGTTGAAGCTTGGCAAGAGAGACACGGAGGCTTCTCTGATGACATTGCGAAGGTTCGGGAACCAGTCTTCATCTTCATCCTGGTATGTATTAGCTTATCTGGAGGCCAAGGAGAGGATGAAGAAGGGTGACAAGGTGTGGCAGCTTGGAATTGGAAGTGGGCCTAAGTGCATTAGTTTTGTCTGGGAGTGTAATAGGCCCATCGTTGGGGAGTCCATGAAGGGCCCATGGGCTGATTGTATCGATGAATATCCAGTCCTTTTTGAGGATGAAAACAATTGA
- the LOC100266985 gene encoding 3-ketoacyl-CoA synthase 6 has translation MGPLTRSIHDPLPKVIIAITLLSTLLSKHLHSTLLELARVSALLLVISIEVLSVIQKWDPIFQLFSLACFFLFFIVKPLLSKPHIYIVDFSCFKPPNCCRVPFSLFLEHASMIESFDSKSIGFMAKLLKSSGQGEQTHLSPALYYIPPITHLQESIKEVHMILFPVMEDLLSKTKLSPQDIDILIVNCTSLCSSPSLSSIIINKYSMRDDIKSFNLSGMGCSAGILGVHLAQNLLKVHKNSYAIVLSTEITSAGWYAGNDKSKLLSNCIFRMGGAAILLTNREEMKKTSKYRLLHTVRIQRAFDDKAYLSTVREEDSNGALGVTFSHDIVQVVSETVRSNITVLGSAILPLLEKFRYRASRFRKRYIQKSAEVYVPDFRRVIQHFVLPASGRSLIIDIGKGLNLGERETEASLMTLRRFGNQSSSSSWYVLAYMEAKERVKKGDKVWQLGMGSGPKCVSFVWECMRPMVEESKKGPWADCIGEYPILSENEDN, from the coding sequence aTGGGACCTCTTACAAGATCCATCCATGACCCTCTTCCCAAAGTTATCATCGCCATCACCTTGCTTTCCACTCTCCTCTCGAAGCATCTCCACTCTACGCTTTTGGAGCTAGCAAGAGTTTCTGCTCTTCTGCTTGTGATCTCGATTGAAGTTCTTTCCGTTATACAGAAATGGGATCCCATCTTCCAGCTCTTCTCACTCGCTTGTTTCTTTCTGTTCTTCATTGTCAAGCCTCTCCTCTCAAAGCCTCATATCTACATTGTAGACTTCTCATGTTTCAAACCACCAAACTGTTGCAGAGTTCCCTTTTCATTATTCCTTGAACATGCCTCCATGATTGAATCATTTGACAGCAAAAGCATAGGTTTCATGGCCAAACTCCTCAAATCTTCGGGACAAGGTGAACAGACTCATCTCTCTCCAGCTTTATATTACATTCCACCCATTACCCATCTCCAAGAATCTATCAAAGAAGTCCACATGATACTGTTCCCTGTAATGGAAGATCTTCTGTCCAAGACTAAACTCTCCCCTCAAGATATCGATATACTTATCGTTAACTGTACTAGTCTTTGCTCGTCTCCTTCCCTCTCCTCCATTATCATCAACAAATACTCCATGAGAGATGATATTAAGAGCTTTAATCTCTCTGGCATGGGGTGCAGTGCTGGAATTCTTGGCGTCCATTTGGCTCAAAATCTATTGAAAGTTCACAAGAATTCTTACGCCATTGTTCTTAGCACGGAGATCACATCGGCTGGGTGGTACGCTGGAAACGATAAGTCTAAGTTGCTCAGCAATTGTATCTTTCGTATGGGAGGTGCAGCAATCTTGCTTACAAATAgggaagaaatgaaaaaaacatcCAAGTATCGGCTGCTTCACACGGTGAGAATACAGAGAGCATTTGACGACAAGGCTTATCTTTCAACAGTTCGCGAAGAGGACTCAAATGGAGCCCTTGGGGTTACATTCAGCCACGACATAGTGCAAGTAGTTTCAGAAACTGTTCGTTCAAATATCACTGTCCTCGGCTCAGCTATCTTGCCGTTATTGGAGAAATTCAGGTATAGAGCATCCAGATTCCGGAAGAGATATATCCAAAAATCTGCAGAGGTTTACGTGCCGGATTTTAGGAGAGTGATACAGCATTTTGTTCTGCCAGCTTCAGGGAGGTCATTGATTATAGATAtaggaaaagggttgaatcttggTGAAAGAGAGACGGAGGCTTCTCTGATGACCTTGCGAAGGTTTGGGAAccaatcttcatcttcttcctggTATGTATTAGCTTATATGGAGGCCAAGGAGAGAGTGAAGAAAGGCGACAAAGTGTGGCAACTTGGGATGGGAAGTGGGCCTAAGTGCGTCAGTTTTGTCTGGGAGTGCATGAGGCCCATGGTTGAGGAGTCCAAGAAGGGCCCATGGGCCGATTGCATAGGTGAGTATCCAATCCTTTCTGAGAATGAAGACAATTGA
- the LOC100242961 gene encoding small ribosomal subunit protein uS15, protein MGRMHSRGKGISSSALPYKRTPPTWLKISSQDVEDNICKFAKKGLTPSQIGVILRDSHGIAQVKSVTGSKILRVLKGHGLAPEIPEDLYHLIKKAVAIRKHLERNRKDKDSKFRLILVESRIHRLGRYYKRTKKLPPVWKYESTTASTLVA, encoded by the exons ATGGGTCGTATGCACAGTCGAGG TAAGGGTATTTCTTCGTCTGCTCTTCCTTACAAGAGAACTCCGCCTACTTGGCTCAAGATCTCCTCCCAAGAT GTTGAGGATAACATTTGCAAGTTTGCAAAGAAAGGGCTGACACCATCGCAGATTGGTGTTATTCTTCGTGATTCTCACGGCATTGCTCAGGTCAAAAGCGTTACTGGAAGCAAGATCTTGCGCGTTCTCAAGGGTCATG GTCTTGCTCCTGAAATTCCTGAGGATTTGTACCATCTTATTAAGAAGGCTGTTGCCATTCGGAAGCATCTGGAGAGGAATAGGAAGGACAAAGACTCAAAGTTCCGATTGATTCTTGTGGAGAGCAGGATTCACCGACTTGGCCGCTACTACAAGAGAACAAAGAAGCTTCCTCCAGTCTGGAAATA CGAGTCTACCACTGCCAGCACTCTCGTGGCTTAG